A stretch of DNA from Streptomyces venezuelae:
CGGCCCAGCCGCCCGCCAGGGCGGTCAGCCCGATCAGCCCCTGCTCGCTGAGGATCAGCAGGTACATGTTGTGGGGGGAGAGCAGCGGCTGGCGGACATAGCCCTGGCCGGCGCCCGCGGTGTCGCTGCCGGAGGACAGGCCCAGCGAGGAGTGCCCGTCCCGGTGGGCCGGGAAGCCCTTCAGCCCGACCCCGGCGGCGGGGCGCTCCTGCCACATGGAGGAGGCCGCCGCCCACATCGTGTACCGGTCGGTGACCGACTGGTCGGGGGCGCTGGACACCTGGGTGATGGAGGTGAGCCGCTCCGCCATCATCTCCGAGCCGACGCCGAAGCCGCCGACCAGCACCACCCCGGCGGCCGTCAGTGCGGCCAGCACCTTCAGGGCCCGCCGGATCCCGGCCAGCACCATCACCACCAGAGCCGCGCCGAAGGTCGCGATCCAGGCACCGCGGCTGAAGGACAGCACCAGCGGGACGACCAGCAGCAGGGCCGCCGCGGCGGCGGCCCGGCGGGTCCGCTGCCGGGTGCCCGGTGCGAGCGCCAGCGCCGTGGCGATGACCAGCCCGTACGCCACCACGGTGGCCATGCCCATCACGTCGCCGGGGCCGAAGGTGCCCACGGCGCGGATGTCCTCGCCCTGGTACGAGGCGCCGGTGTGGGTGGCGTACTGGAACACGCCCACCGCCCCCTGGACCAGTGCCAGCACCACGAAGCAGCCTGCGGCCAGCCGGAATTCACGGGCGTCCCGGACCAGCAGCACCACCGCGGCCGGCACCAGCACGAAGACCTGGAGGTAGCGGACGAAGCCGGGCAGGGCGGCGTACGGGTCTCCGGCGGTGACCGTGGCCACCGCCAGGCCGACCGCCGGCAGTCCCAGGACCAGCGCGCCCAGCGGGCTCAGCCGGTTGACCTCGCCGCGCAGGGCCCGTACCGCACAGACCGCGACCAGCAGCAGCGAGGCGGCGTCGGCCGGGGTGACCTTTCCGGATGCGGTGGCGTCACCTGCCGGCAGCGGGGCGACCAGCAGCAGCACGGTGGCGGCCAGCGGCAGCAGCGGCCAGTGCCGGTGCAGCAGGCCCCGGAGATCCGGCAGCCCGGCCCCGGGCGCTCTGCCCGGTACGGCAAAACTCATGGTCAACTTCCCCCCAGCCGGAAGCGGAAGAACGAGGCCGCGGTGCGGGCCAGGATCCACAGGTCCTGCCAGAGCGACCAGGTGTCGATGTAGTGGTTGTCGAACCGGGCCCGGTCCTCGATGGAGGTGTCCCCGCGCAGGCCGTTGATCTGGGCCAGCCCGGTGATGCCGACCGGCATCCGGTGGCGGGCCTCGTACCCCGGGTGCAGGGAGGAGAACTTCGCGACGAAGAACGGGCGTTCGGGACGCGGGCCGACCAGGCTCATATCACCGCGGACCACGTTCCACAGCTGCGGCAGCTCGTCCAGCGAGGACTTGCGCAGGAAGGAGCCGACCGGGCTCATCCGGTTGTCGCCCGCCACCGTCCAGCGGGTGGCGGACTCGTGCTCGTCGGCGCGCAGGGTGCGGAACTTCAGCAGGGTGAAGGGGCGCCCGTAGAGGCCGACCCGTTCCTGACGGAAGATCACCCCTGGTCCGTCGGACAGGCGTACGGCGAGGGCGCACAGGCCCATCACGGGTGCCGCCGCGATCAGGGCGAGGGCGGCCAGGGTGGTGTCGATGGCCCGCTTGACCAGGCGCTCCGGTGCCCGTGCGGGGCGCGGCAGCAGCGGCTGCACGGCGTAGCCCCACAGCTGGTCGGCGGGCTGGGCCACCCGCATGCCGGTGATCTTGGCGGTGCCGGCCGGGTCGGCGAGCCAGAGCCGGCAGCCGTGGTCGTGGAAGAGCCGGACCAGGGAGGCGGTGCGTTCGTCGGCCTCGGGCGGGCGGGTGAACACCGCGTGCCGTACCGCGTTCTGGATGACCGCGCGGCGGATGTCCTCGTGGGTGGCGAGCCGGGGCAGCGCGCCGCCGGCTCCGCCGGCCCCGCCGGCCTCGCCGTCGGAAGGCCCGGTCTCGGCGAGGCCGACCGGAGCCAGGCCGTACTCGGGGCGGCCGTGCAGAGCGGCGGCCACCGCGCCCGCCCCGGCGGCGGGGCCGACCACCAGGGTGGAGGAGGGGCGGTGGACGGCCCGCCGGCGGCGCAGCCGGTGGACGAACCCCCGCCCGGCGCAGGCCAGTACGGTCTGCAGGCAGACGGCGGTGAGGAGCACGCTCCAGCCGAGGACGGCCTCGGCCCAGGCCGCGGCCAGCACGGCCGCGGCGGAACACCAGAGCACCGCCGCCCGCCCGGCCAGGGCGGGCAGTTCGAGCAGTGCGGAGGGCGCGAGCCGGGGCCGGTACAGCCCGGCCTGGGCGGTCAGCGCGACGGCGGGCAGGGCCAGCAGGAGCGGGAGGGCCTGGAGGACGGGGAGCACCTGGACGGAGCCGGCCGCTCCGGGGTCCGCGAGGAGCGGTCCGGTCACCGCCGCGGCGGTGAGTACGGCGGCCAGTGCGTCGGCGGTGAGCAGCGGGGCCACCCCGTCGTGGCGGCGTACCCGGTGGGGCCGGACGGCCGGGCGGGCCTGGTCGGCCTGGGGCCCGCGCGGCGGGTGGATGGCGGTCACCGACCGGCGGACGGCGGTGGCGGGCTGTGTCCCGCCGCGCCCCGAGTGCGGTGCGTGTGCGCTGTCCATCGTCATCGGCTGTTGCGCTCCTGGTTCAAAGGCTTGGGGGTGTCCCCGGCTCCGTCGGGGGGCGGGTCCCCCCGGCGGAGCCCGGGAGCGGGCCTGCCCAGCAGTTCGTGGTACAGGCCCGTGACCGCGTCCGTGGTCCGCCGCACGTCGAGGTCGGTCCGGGCGTGCTGCTGCGCCTGCCGGCCCAGCTCTTCGAGCAGGGGCAGGTCGGCGAGCAGTGCGCCCAGGGCCTTGGCCAGGGCCGTCGGCTGCTCCGGCGGTACCAGGCAGTGGCGTCCCTGGCCGGGCGGCAGGCTCTCCCGGGCCCCGCTGACGTCGGAGACCAGGACCGGCCGGCCACAGGCCATGGCTTCGAGCGGGGCGAGCGCCATGCCTTCCCAGCGCGACGGCAGTACAACGAGATCGGCGGCCCGAAGCCACGGGCGGATGTCTGCGGCGGCACCCGCAAAGAGCACACCGGGTGGGGCCGTTCGGCGGAGCCGTTCGGCGTCGGGGCCGTCGCCGACGAGGGCGAGGCGGGCGCCGGGGACCGTGCCGAGGACCTCCCGCCAGGCGCGCAGCAGCACGTCCTGGCCCTTCTGCTGGCAGAGCCGGCCCACGCACACGGCGAGCGGCCCGTCGCCCCGGAGGGCGGCGGGCAGCGGCAGTCCGGCACGGGCGGCGGCCTTGTCCTGT
This window harbors:
- a CDS encoding glycosyltransferase codes for the protein MTVFHLVQPVEGGVARVVTDLVRAQTAAGLRTVVACPRGGVLAEDARDAGAEVLPWRAGRAPGPGLAAEVLGAARLIRRIRPDVLHAHSAKAGLAGRLAVRGTLPTVFQPHAWSFDAVGGTTAALALRWERFGARWADRVLCVSEAERRAGESAGITADWSVVHNGVDLEHFRPGGPDPGQDKAAARAGLPLPAALRGDGPLAVCVGRLCQQKGQDVLLRAWREVLGTVPGARLALVGDGPDAERLRRTAPPGVLFAGAAADIRPWLRAADLVVLPSRWEGMALAPLEAMACGRPVLVSDVSGARESLPPGQGRHCLVPPEQPTALAKALGALLADLPLLEELGRQAQQHARTDLDVRRTTDAVTGLYHELLGRPAPGLRRGDPPPDGAGDTPKPLNQERNSR
- a CDS encoding exopolysaccharide biosynthesis polyprenyl glycosylphosphotransferase — translated: MTMDSAHAPHSGRGGTQPATAVRRSVTAIHPPRGPQADQARPAVRPHRVRRHDGVAPLLTADALAAVLTAAAVTGPLLADPGAAGSVQVLPVLQALPLLLALPAVALTAQAGLYRPRLAPSALLELPALAGRAAVLWCSAAAVLAAAWAEAVLGWSVLLTAVCLQTVLACAGRGFVHRLRRRRAVHRPSSTLVVGPAAGAGAVAAALHGRPEYGLAPVGLAETGPSDGEAGGAGGAGGALPRLATHEDIRRAVIQNAVRHAVFTRPPEADERTASLVRLFHDHGCRLWLADPAGTAKITGMRVAQPADQLWGYAVQPLLPRPARAPERLVKRAIDTTLAALALIAAAPVMGLCALAVRLSDGPGVIFRQERVGLYGRPFTLLKFRTLRADEHESATRWTVAGDNRMSPVGSFLRKSSLDELPQLWNVVRGDMSLVGPRPERPFFVAKFSSLHPGYEARHRMPVGITGLAQINGLRGDTSIEDRARFDNHYIDTWSLWQDLWILARTAASFFRFRLGGS
- a CDS encoding O-antigen ligase family protein, with protein sequence MSFAVPGRAPGAGLPDLRGLLHRHWPLLPLAATVLLLVAPLPAGDATASGKVTPADAASLLLVAVCAVRALRGEVNRLSPLGALVLGLPAVGLAVATVTAGDPYAALPGFVRYLQVFVLVPAAVVLLVRDAREFRLAAGCFVVLALVQGAVGVFQYATHTGASYQGEDIRAVGTFGPGDVMGMATVVAYGLVIATALALAPGTRQRTRRAAAAAALLLVVPLVLSFSRGAWIATFGAALVVMVLAGIRRALKVLAALTAAGVVLVGGFGVGSEMMAERLTSITQVSSAPDQSVTDRYTMWAAASSMWQERPAAGVGLKGFPAHRDGHSSLGLSSGSDTAGAGQGYVRQPLLSPHNMYLLILSEQGLIGLTALAGGWAVLLVAGIRRVAAPDPAARRIRDCGLIAIGLFVWQTTDFLYADIGGPSTVLTGVIIGLAAWWALGAAPGAMSRAGAAGR